The genomic region TATGATCGACGGGATCGACTATCGCACCATCGAAGCCTACCTGCTCAGCCCGACGTCGCCCATCCACTACATCATCCATGCCCGAGAGCGGGAGATGCTACCGGAGCTTGCCGCCTATTTGGAAACAGCGATTCAGCAAGGAAAAGCCACGCCGGCAGACATCCGCGGGCTTCTCCTACCTCGGATCGACCGAGGAGATCTGCTGGTCACCGCTACTCGTCCCTTACTCATTCAACCGGAACGCCTCGTGCCGACCGCGCAAATCCCTGCGGATTCCTACTGTCACGTGATCTACATGCCTCCGTTCTATATCTCGCATACCGAGGGCATCTTTGAGTCGATGAAGCTCAAACTGGAAACGAAGCCCGAGGTGCCTCGTCAAGGGCCACGGATCAAACCCTAGGACCGGAACCCCTCGAATAAGGGATCATGAAACCTATCTCTTCCCTGGTGGAACAGCTGCAAAGGATCGAGGAGTTTTTGGCCGCACGGGTGCTGGGACAAGCTAGCGCCATCTCTGATATAGGTTCGCTCACGTGCGCCTGGCTGGCAGGCGTGATCGAGCGCGCCCCCCGCCTCCTGCTGCTGGGGCCAACGGGGGTTGGAAAGACGGCGAGCGCTGAAGCCGTGAGCGAAGCGATCTCGGGCAAGGGACCCGAGCGCTTCGATATGAGTGAGTTCTGCGAGCCCGAGGCAACCCGATGGTGGCTAGGCGACCGATCAGGAGACACGGGGCGGCTAGCTCCACTGCTCCAGCGCCGGTCACGCACCGTTGTGCTCTTGGACGAAATCGAGAAAGCACACTCGACCGTCATCGACCTACTTCTGCCGATGCTGGAACCAGGCCACCTCACCCTGGCAGGTGGGCAGCGGCTGGATCTGCGCGAGGTGATGATCCTGTGCACGAGCAACGTCGCCAGCGGCGCACTCGTGGATGTGCACGCAATCACCAAGAGCGCTCAGGCAGAACATGTGCTCGCTCAGGCCAGGCGGGAGCTTCGGCCTGAGCTCATTAACCGATTCGACGCCGCGGTCGTCTTTCACCCGTTGGACGTGAACTACCAGGAGAACATTCTCCAGTTGCATCTTCAGGCCTATCTGGAGTGGTTGGTTACAAGAGGGTTCAAGCTGAGGTCATCGCCATCGGTCGAAGGGCTGCTGCTCCTGCGCGGGTTTGACCGGCAGTATGGAGCCAGACCGCTGCGACGAGTGATGCGGCGGATGGTGGGAGATGCGATTGTGGAGGATCTGAAACAGGGAGGGACGGGAAGCGGCAACTTAGTCGTCAGTAAAGACCGTCTGGTCATTCAAAAGTGACGTCATGATACGTGGCAGCCTTATCGTGATCGGCTTAGTTTTGGGGGCTGGCTGGGCATGGGCTTACCCCAGCCACTGGATGTTCGGGGCACTCCCGCTCATTCCGGCAGTGATGCTGACAGGTCGGTGTCCAGAGAAGCCGATAGTCTGTCTGGGTCCCCACCGCTGGACCGCACGGGATTTCGCCCGAGGCTTTTTGATCACGGGGGATACGGGGGCGGGGAAGACCTCTTCAGGGGTGATGCGGCTGCTGCGGGAACTTTTCCAGAACGTGCCCAACTTTGGCGGGCTTTGCATCGACGAGAAAGGCGTCTTTTCCGCCTCACTCCTCGAGCTGGCCGAATACTTCGGCAGGAAGGATGACATTCTCGTGCTCACCGTTCGGCCGGACGACGCGAGTCCCGACTGGAAACCGGCTTGTCGGTTAAACCTCGTTGGGGATCGTCGAATCCCCTACTCCAGCTACGGCCGCATGGTAATCGACATGGCGATGGCGATGGGACAGGAACGAGACCAATCCTTTTTTAGGGAGCAGGCCGAAATGAATATCGCGGCAGCACTCGAGGCCCTGGATGTGGTGGGTCTGGACGTCACTCTGGAGAACATCCACACCCTTTTTCAGAGGGAGGGGGAGCTTCAAGGGCTGGTGGACCATTTGAAACGAGTGGAGTCGCCCGAGGCCGGACGGCTGAGTGCGCACTTC from Verrucomicrobiales bacterium harbors:
- a CDS encoding ATP-dependent Clp protease ATP-binding subunit — protein: MKPISSLVEQLQRIEEFLAARVLGQASAISDIGSLTCAWLAGVIERAPRLLLLGPTGVGKTASAEAVSEAISGKGPERFDMSEFCEPEATRWWLGDRSGDTGRLAPLLQRRSRTVVLLDEIEKAHSTVIDLLLPMLEPGHLTLAGGQRLDLREVMILCTSNVASGALVDVHAITKSAQAEHVLAQARRELRPELINRFDAAVVFHPLDVNYQENILQLHLQAYLEWLVTRGFKLRSSPSVEGLLLLRGFDRQYGARPLRRVMRRMVGDAIVEDLKQGGTGSGNLVVSKDRLVIQK